In the Dermochelys coriacea isolate rDerCor1 chromosome 25, rDerCor1.pri.v4, whole genome shotgun sequence genome, one interval contains:
- the S1PR4 gene encoding sphingosine 1-phosphate receptor 4, with the protein MPAPGLSHSVDPSLPPFLTDSPEARVSLLYSVDSCLQLAARQNINLILQHYNYTGKLGSRRPEEDRMGLLKVAFITISCLIVVENLLVLMAIVRGLHARRWVYSCIASITVSDLLAGVAYICNICLSGSRTFQLTPELWFLREGILFIALAASTFSLLVTAIERYSTMVRPIAENEASKTIRLRSLIVSCWALAILIGMLPLLGWNCLCDFPSCSTLLPLYSKNYVLFCVVMFSMILLGIIGLYASIYHLVRASSQQAATRHSRKRSLRLLKTVLMILGAFILCWSPLFALLLLDVFCESQTCKLLKGMDWALVLALFNSAINPLIYSFRSPEVRRAVLCFVCCGCIRLGLHGPGDCLLMADINSGSSTESSLRIRESFHRSVVLNSRARPREPLSSNSSMMSNLPSI; encoded by the coding sequence ATGCCTGCTCCAGGGCTAAGCCATTCAGTagatccctctctccctcctttcctAACTGACAGTCCCGAGGCCAGGGTTAGCTTGCTGTACAGCGTGGactcctgtctgcagctggcagcTAGGCAGAACATCAACCTCATCCTGCAGCACTACAATTACACGGGGAAGCTGGGCAGCCGGCGGCCCGAGGAGGACAGGATGGGCCTCCTCAAGGTGGCCTTCATCACCATTAGCTGCCTCATCGTGGTGGAGAACCTGCTGGTGCTGATGGCCATCGTGAGGGGCCTGCATGCCCGCCGGTGGGTCTACTCCTGCATCGCCAGCATCACGGTGAGTGACCTGCTGGCCGGGGTGGCCTATATCTGCAACATCTGCCTGTCGGGCAGCCGAACCTTCCAGCTGACACCTGAGCTGTGGTTCCTCCGGGAGGGCATCCTCTTCATCGCCCTGGCCGCCTCCACCTTCAGCCTGCTGGTGACGGCCATCGAGCGCTACAGCACCATGGTGAGACCCATTGCCGAGAACGAGGCCAGTAAGACCATACGCCTGCGTAGTCTCATCGTGTCCTGCTGGGCCTTGGCCATCCTCATTGGGATGCTGCCTCTGCTGGGCTGGAACTGTCTGTGTGACTTCCCCAGCTGCTCCACCCTGCTGCCCCTCTACTCCAAGAACTATGTCCTCTTCTGCGTGGTCATGTTCAGTATGATTCTTCTGGGCATCATCGGCCTCTACGCCTCCATCTACCACCTGGTCCGGGCCAGCTCCCAGCAGGCCGCCACCCGCCACAGCCGCAAGAGGTCCCTGCGGCTGCTCAAGACCGTCCTGATGATCCTGGGGGCCTTCATTCTCTGCTGGAGCCCGCTCTTCGCCTTGCTGCTCCTCGACGTCTTCTGCGAGTCCCAGACCTGCAAGCTCCTGAAGGGCATGGACTGGGCCCTGGTCCTGGCCTTGTTCAACTCGGCCATCAACCCCCTCATCTACTCCTTCCGCAGCCCGGAGGTGCGCCGGGCCGTGCTGTGCTTCGTCTGCTGTGGCTGCATCCGCCTTGGGCTCCATGGGCCCGGGGACTGCTTACTCATGGCTGATATCAACTCGGGATCCTCGACTGAGAGCTCCCTGAGGATTCGCGAGAGCTTCCACCGCTCCGTGGTGCTCAACTCCCGGGCCCGGCCTAGGGAACCTCTCTCCAGCAACTCCAGCATGATGAGCAACCTTCCCAGTATCTGA